One genomic segment of Salinigranum rubrum includes these proteins:
- a CDS encoding RNA ligase partner protein, whose translation MASGLPRQRFVLDTSLFITEEIRRDDESLDDAVLRLLDLVATARLELNISCYMPPSIHDELATMLRDRDISDEVFSRLDTWIVRKSPDRYGVTIPANIVYNFIDEMSDRVNRGLRVSEEALREVQQLDPQKLAGDDEAGEYITEADRVLSNMRDKYRRALRQGVLDSREDFDLLVLARELDAGVVTEDRGVISWADEFGLRYVHGGQFPTLLEEYLRATGTDK comes from the coding sequence ATGGCCAGTGGACTCCCACGGCAGCGGTTCGTCCTCGACACCTCGCTGTTCATCACCGAGGAGATCCGCCGGGACGACGAATCGCTGGATGACGCCGTACTTCGCCTGCTCGACCTCGTCGCGACGGCGCGGCTCGAACTCAACATCTCCTGTTACATGCCGCCCTCGATTCACGACGAACTCGCGACGATGCTCAGAGACCGCGACATCAGCGACGAGGTGTTCTCGCGGCTCGACACCTGGATCGTCCGGAAGAGCCCCGACCGGTACGGCGTCACCATCCCCGCCAACATCGTCTACAACTTCATCGACGAGATGTCCGACCGGGTCAATCGAGGGCTCCGCGTGTCGGAGGAGGCGCTCCGGGAGGTCCAGCAACTCGACCCCCAGAAACTCGCCGGCGACGACGAGGCCGGCGAGTACATCACCGAGGCCGACCGGGTGCTGTCGAACATGCGCGACAAGTACCGCCGGGCGCTCCGACAGGGCGTCCTCGACTCCCGCGAGGACTTCGACCTGCTCGTCCTCGCGCGCGAACTCGACGCCGGCGTCGTCACCGAGGACAGGGGCGTCATCTCCTGGGCCGACGAGTTCGGCCTCCGGTACGTCCACGGCGGACAGTTCCCGACGCTCTTAGAGGAGTACCTGCGGGCGACGGGGACTGACAAGTAG